The nucleotide window GAAGGACCTGGACTACGCGCCGCTACCCGCCGAGCTGACGAAGAAGGCCCAGGAGTTGCTCGGCACCGTGACCTTTGAGTGACGCCGGCAGACCCAAGGAGTGAAGAGTTTTGACGGGACCGATGCAAAATTCTTCGGAACACCACACCGCATGAGCACCACCGCTCCCGCCCCGCGCCGTTCGGCCCGCTCGTCGCTGGGGGACCGCACCTTCCTCGGCCTGGGACAGGCCGCAGGCGTGTTCGTTCTGTCCGTCGCCGCCGCGCTGCTCGCGGTGCTGGCCTATCAGGCATGGCCGGCCCTCTCGAAGCTCGGCGAACTGAAGGTGCTGACCAGCGCGGACTGGAACCCCGACGGCGGGGCGTACGGCGGGCTGCTCTTCGTTTACGGCACGGTCGCCACGTCGGTGATCGCGATGCTCGTCGCGGTCCCGCTCGGGGTCGGGGCGGCGGCGTGCCTGTCGGAACTCGCGCCGGCGCGGGTCCGGCAAATATCTTCGTTTCTGCTGGAACTGCTCGCGGCGATCCCGAGCGTCATCTTCGGCTTCTGGGCGCTCGAGTTTCTGGCCCGGCGCGGGCTGGCCCCGGCCTTCGACCTACTGGGGCTCCGCCACCAATCCGGCGAGGGAATTCTCGCCGCCGGGCTCGTGCTGGCAGTCATGATTCTGCCTTACGTCACGGCGCTCAGCTTTGACGTGTGCCAGGCGGTGCCCCGGTCCCAGCGCGAGGGGTCTCTGGCGCTGGGGGCCACGCGCTGGCACACCATTTGGAAGGTGGTGCTGCCTTACGCGCGGCCAGGAATCATCGCCGCGTGCTTCCTGGCGCTCGGCCGCGCCGTCGGCGAAACGATGGCGGTGACGATGGTGATCGGCAACGCCCAGCACCTCGATTTCTCGGCCACGGCGACCGGCGACACGATCCCGAGCATTATCGCCAAGCAGCTCCACGAAACCACCCCCGGCACCCCAAAACGTCCGACGCTCATCCTCTTGGGTCTGCTGCTGCTCGTCATCACCATCGTGATGAACGCCGCCGCCCGCCTGCTGGTGCGCTGGGCGTCCAAGCCGCACCTCGTGCGCACGCGCGAGGTCGAACTCAGCGACGCCCCGCCCCCCGACCCTGCGGCGGCCGCCGCGCAGGTGACCCGCGCGAGGACGCGCGCCGCCCTCACGGACCGGGTCATGACCGCGGTGCTGTGGGGCTGTCAGGTGCTGACGGTGGTCCCGCTGTTCCTGATCCTCGGGTACATCACGTACAAGGGGGCCGACAAGGTCACCGCGGCGTTCTTCACGAACCTGCCCCATGAGCGGCCGCCGGGACTGTATCACGCGCTCGTCGGAAGTGTGACGCTGGTCGGGCTAGCGTCCGTGTTCGCGGTTCCGATCGGGCTGATGACCGGGGTGCTGCTGAGCGAGTACCGCAAGAGCCCGCTGGTCGCCCCGGTGCGGTTCGTGGCCGAACTGCTGGGCGGGGTGCCGTCGATCGTGATCGGGGTGTTTGTGTACGCGCTGCTGGTGTCGCCGTTCTGGCTGGCGCCCGGTCAGAAGCCGTGGGGGTTCTCGGCGTGGGCGGGGGCGTTCGCGCTCGGGGTGATGATGCTGCCCGTGGTGATCCGCTCCGCGGAGGAGGCGATGCGCCTCGTCCCCAACAGCCTGCGGGAGGCGAGCTTCGCGCTGGGCGCCAGCCGGCGCCAGACCGTACTCAAGGTCGTTATCCCCGCCGCCCTTCCCGCGATCACCACGGGCGTACTGCTGGCCGTGGGCCGGATCGCCGGGGAAACCGCTCCCCTGATCCTGACCGCGCGCGGGTCACAGTACCTGGCCAAATCGCTTTCGGACGCGACCCCGTCGCTACCGTACTACGTGTACGAGTTCGCAAAGCGTCCCGACGAAGCCAGCAAGAACCTCGCCTGGGCCGGGGCGTTCGTTCTGGTGTTGGTGGTGCTGATGCTCAACGTCGGCACGCGCCTTGTAGCCGGGAAGCGCGTCGTCGCCGCCGCTCGGGCGGATTGATCAGTCGTGCCGCGGTGATCGTCACGTTCTCCGCGACCGCGACCGGATAACAACACCGACCGCAGCCGGTCATCGTGTATCGGTTGCTGATACTCATGAGGTCAAGGGGCGCGGGCAATCGGCACACCGTGAATGCCGCTCGCTCGGCCGCCGGCGCTGATAGGTTAAAGTGTGGGCCGGCGGACGTACTTCGCGTGGTCGGTTTTGCGCTATCGGCACACCTCACGTCTTCGGCGCTGTTGCGGTGTCTCAAGCCGCGTCCCGTTCGGCCTTCGGCACCAACGCCGGGGTCTAAGTCGCTCCTTCTGGGAACCGGTGATACACGGTGCGGCGTGGGGACGGAATCTCGATGCCGAGTTCGTCGAACCGGTTCTTAATCCGGCGCAACATCTCCCTCTTGACCGGCCACTGCTTGAGCGGGCGAGTCTTGAGACCGGCCCGCCCCGCACCGCCGCATGGCCCGCAACCCGACGGCCGGGACACCGGGTCGGGGCTTCCGCCCGCGGACCACCGCGGGGATCACGAACGGCACGTCCCGGGACGGGAGCAATCGCATCACCGCGATCGTAAAGAAGGCCTCGTCCAAGAGCGCCACACGGATCGTAACTCCTGCGGCGGCGAGTCGATCGAGCAACCGGGTCGGGATCTCGGTCATGGGCTCCTTCTCGCCCACCGTGGTCACCCCGACCGTATACCGATCCGGTCCCCCGACGAGACATGCGGTGGCGTACGTGTGGAAGTTGTGGGGGCCGCCCGCCTCCTTGGACCGGGTCGTGTCCCGGTTGGGTTTCCCGAAGTAACCCGATCCGGTGGTAGTCAATGGCCACATGGGCCGTCCGCTTGCGCGCCCCGAGGGGGGGCGTGGAGGGCCGGGAGCAACCACCGCTCGAGGGTCCGCCGCCGGTTGGGCCGGGCCAGGTACAAGCCGTCCCAAACGGCTTGCCCGGACGGGGCCTGGGCCACGGCGGCGCACGCGGCCGCGACCGACCGGGCGAACGCGGCCGCGAACAGGGTCACCCGCCACACCACCTCCGGGGTGCACGTGGGGCGCCGCTTGGGTAACGGAACGGCACGACCGAGCCAGTCCGTGAGCACCGGGCGCGGATGCACCGTGGCGTGACCCGGGGTTCCTCGGATCGACTGATTCGTGGGCCGCATGGGGGGCTCCGGAAATGGAGGCGTGGTAACCACCATTAACCGGCAAACCCATGCGGCCCGCTATTCCTAAATCGCCGCCAACTTGAAACTACTGGGATCGCGATCCCATGTGTCGCTCCTACCGGTTGGAATGCCGAAAGGATCAGACCAAAATACCCAATCGCCGTCCACCTTCATTCTGGACCAAAAATATGACAATTTCCACACACAATTTACAGAATATTAGTTACTCCAGAAGATCGCGGCCGAGGGCCTGGCTTGCTCGGTGATAGTGGTCCTGGACAACGCCCGATACCAGCGGAACAAGGTGGTCCTGGCTCTGGCCGCAGAATTGCGGCATCCGACTGCTGCTCCTGCCGAGCTACTCGCCCAACCTGAACCTGATCGAGCGGCTGTGGGGGTTTGCCAAGCGGCGGAGCGTGTACGGCTGGTACCACCCCGACTTCGCGTCGTTCCGGACCGCCATCGAGGCGACCCTCGCCGGCATCCCGACCACTCACGCCACGCCCTGAAATCCCTCATAACTCTGAAAGACTAGACACCCTAATACATGTCGCTTATTTACAAATAGATTAAAACATAACGTTATGAATCCGCTCCTCACCAACTGTTGATACGCGGCCGCATCACCTGTGAACTCCTACGGAAGAATTATTGCTCGGGGCGGAACGGGCTGCGCGGTTCGGGCTCAAACTGCCAGATGCCGGGGGTCCGGAGTTTCACTCGTCAGCCACTCACTCCTTCGGCACCTCCACCACGAACTCGAAGATGTGCTCCTTCCCGGGTTTCACTTCGCGCTCGATGCCGGACATGTCGGGGCGCGCCAGTTTCGTTGGAAACAGTGACGCCGGCCCGGATGTCGGAGTTGGAGCTGGAGTCAACGCGACCCGATACCAGCCCGGTGGAATCTCGGCCGCTTGATCGAAGCTCAAAGCGTAGGCTCCGTCGGGTCCGGTTTCTGCGTAAGCAGCTTTGCCAGCCCCGCCGCGATCCGGGTGCGGCGTGAACACCACCAACCCGCCCGCTACGGGTTGCCCGTTCAATAAGACGCGGCCCCGCACGGTCGCAGGACTCACCTGCGGGGCCGACGAGTCACACCCCACAACGAGCGCAGAGGCGAAAAAGGGCACGTAAAAAGTCAGTTTCATAAGGTTTAAGTCCCGCCGACGGCCGACTCCTGCCCAAATTGACATCGACCGAATTGCCCACGCCGGTTTAAGGTGTCGCGGCCTCGTAACCTTAGCGCGTTGATTTCACGCCAAATACTCGCGCAGGCGGCACCTGCCCTTAGCATTGACGCCCCCGAAATGATTGGGTATCTACGCTCGCCACGGCACCTGAGAGAAATGCGGACGGCACGGCCGAAAGCGATGATTCGCACGGCTTTAACGCCCGTGTTACCTGTGCAGCGAGCCGAGGAGGAGCGGCCGCGGGGACCGGAACCCCTGCGGCGCCCGGAGCGGATTCAAGGAGGAGTGAACAGTGAAGAGGACGTGGATGCTCCTGTCGGGGTTGCTCGGGGTCGCGGGCACGGTCGGCCTCGCCAGCGCCCAGCCCCCGGCCCCCGGCGCCGCCGCGCCGCCCGCCGGCGCCCCTGCTGGCGCTCCGGCCACACGGCCGACGGTCGCGGTGTTCAACATGGCCGGAGTCATGCGCGACTTCGGGCAGGCGAAATACCAGGTTCACCTGCTCAACACGCGCAAAAACGAGATGTCCAAGCAGTTGCTCGGCTGGCGCGGCGAGTACATTCAGATCCAGCAGGACCTTCAGAAAAACCAGAACCCGCCGGACAAGGAGCAAAAGGTCCAGCGCATGCTCGCGCTGAGCCGCGCCATTGAGGACGAGGACCGCAAGATCAACAAGCAGCTCAACGACGACGCCAGCGCGATCATTTCGGACCTCTACGACAAGATCAAAATGGTCGTGGACAAGACCGCCGAGATGAACGGCTACCACATCGTGTTCGCCTACCCCGACGCGGTGACCGCCGAAGAGTTGAAGAGCCCGTACATCAAGGAGCTGAAGCTCAAGCCGCCGGCGGCCCAACCGTTCTACGTGGCCGGCCACGCGGACATCACCGGCATCGTGGTCAAGACGCTCAACACGTGGTACCAGCCGAAGGACGCCCAGGGCAACGTGATCGACGTGAGCAAACTCGACATCCCGGCCCCGGCCCCGGGCAGCAGCGGCCTGCCCGGCGGCAGCGCGCAACCGCCGGCCGGCGCGCAACAGAAACCGTAACGGCCCGACCGGTACCGGGTTCCGGGTCGGAGACACGGAATGCGGAACTTGGGGCTCATTGAGCGGCGGTCACGGTGCCGATAGTGAGGGCACCGTGACCGTCCCGAACCGCAACGCGGCTCTCACCCGATTCGGAACGGTTACGCCAGGGAAGGCGGACATCGTGCGCGTCATCGGCTATCGCCACCAACGAACTATCAACGCGCCGGCGACCGTCGAGGGCGTCGGGTTCATCACCGGCTCGCGCGTGCGGTTGCGGTTCCTGCCGGCCGCGACGGACACCGGGGTCGCGTTCCGTCGCACCGACCTGCCCGGCTCGCCGACCGTCCTCGCCCGCGCCGCCGGCGTGAGCGGCACCCAGCGCCGGACCACCCTCGGCCAACATAACACCACGATCACGCTCGTCGAGCACGCGCTGGCCTCGCTCGCCGGGCTTCGCGTCGACAACTGCTTGGTCGAACTCGACGGCCCCGAGCCGCCGGGACTGGACGGCTCCGCCGCGGGGTTCGTGTCGGCGCTCGCGGAGGCCGGCACGGTCACGCAGTACGCCCGCCGGCCGATCTACGGCCCGACCCACCCGATCATTGTGCGCACCCCGGGCGCGACGCTCGGGTTGCACCCCGCGCCGGGCACCGAGCTGCGGATCAGCTACCGGCTGGACTACGGCCCGGGCGCGCCGATTCTGCCGCAGACGCACACGCTCGCGGTCACGCCGGACAGCTTCGTCGGCGAGATCAGCCGCTGCCGCACGTTCCTCACCGAGGCCGAGGCCGGTGGGCTGCGCGCCCAAGGGGTCGGAAAGCACCTCACGGGCGCGGACCTGTTGGTGTTCGGCCCGCGCGGCCCGATCGACAACACCGTGCGGTACGCCGACGAACCGGCCCGCCACAAGATCCTGGACCTGATCGGCGACCTGGCGCTGTGCGGGTTCGACCTCGCCGGGCACGTGGTGGCGTACCGGTCTGGGCACTCGCTGAACGTGGAACTGGCCCGCGCACTGGCGTGCGCGGCCGCCGGCCCCGAAGCCCGCAAGCCCTCCGGGCGCATAGTCGGCAAGCCGGCCCACCGCGCGGCGTGAGGCTGCCGACTTCGACCTTACGACCTTCGACTCTACGACTTTGACGGGTGCGACATGGATCGTTTGCGGATGGCGGTGATCGGCGTCGGACACTTGGGCCAGCACCACGCCCGCATCCTCGCGAACATGGCGGACGTCGATCTGGTCGGCGTTGTCGATGCCAACGTCGAGCAGGCCCGCGCAATCGCCACCAAATTCGGCACCACCCCGTTCGGCGACATCCGACCGCTGGTCGGAAAGGTCGACGCGGTGAGCGTGGTGACCCCCACGATTCACCACCACGCGGTCGCGTCCACGTTCCTGAAGGCCGGGGTGCCGGTCCTGGTGGAAAAGCCGATCTGCCGGACCGTTGCCGAAGCCGACGAACTGATCGACCTGGCGGACAAGGCCGGTGTGCCGCTCCAAGTGGGCCACATCGAGCGGTTCAACCCGGCGTTCGAAGAACTCGTCAAGCGGCCCATCCGCGCCAAGTTCGTCGAAGCCGAACGGCACGGACCGTTCACCGGCCGCTCGGTTGACATCGGCGCCGTGCTCGACCTGATGATCCACGACCTCGACCTGCTCCTCGCCCTCGTCGGCGGGAAGGTGATGCGGGTGTCCGCGGTGGGTGCGGTGGTGTTCGGCGGGCATGAGGACATGGTTAACGCCCGGCTGGAGTTCGACAACGGGTGCATCGCGCACGTGACCGCGAGCCGCATCACCCGCCACCCGAAGCGCCGGCTCCGCATCTGGGCGCCGGAGGGCTACGCGGGCATCGACTTCGTGACCCGCAAGCTCGCCCTGGTGCAGCAGAGCGAAGAGGTGCGCAAGCACGGCCTCTGCGTCGAATCGCTCGACCCCCTGTCCCGGGCGCGCCTCAAGGACGAGGTGTTCGGGCGCTACTTGCAGGTCCTCAACCTCGACGGCGACCGCAAGCAGGACCAGCTCACGGCCGAGCTGCGCCACTTCATCGACTGCGTGCGCACCAACACGACCCCGCGGGTGACCGGGGTCGACGGGCGTAACGCGCTGGAACTCGCCGAGCGCGTGCTCGACGCGCTGCGGGTCCACCCGTGGGAAGGAACCCCGGCCGGCCCGCACGGCCCCGGCGGGTTGCCGACCCCCGCCGGCTTCCTGTTCCCGCCGATTCAGCTCGCACGTCCCGAGGCGGCGTAGCGATCGCCGCGACGCACACGAGAACGAGCGTTCGGCGCGATCCTCCGGCGCGCCCTTCCCAAATGCTACCACTGTCGGCACTCCGATCATTTCCGCACCCATTTCCATGCGTGCGGCAGTATTGGAAGCTTGGGTTACCCGCGGCCGCGTCAAGAGCATCGGGTTCCCGTTCTGAAGCCGCTTATCAGTAAAATCTGTTACAGTAACAATTTGCGTCGTGCTCTTTGGATCGCGCCCGCCTCGGTCTTCATCCATCCGAGGAGTAATTCGAGTTTTGCCGGCGCGATTCGGTGGTAGCGGCCGGCCAGCCATCCGGTAGCGAATCGGTAGTTCTCGCACCAGCGAATCGCCCGTCCGTACCCCAGCAGTCCACTCTCATACATGAGCCCACCTGCGGTGTCGCTTTTCTTGACGAGCCGCGACCGCCAGGGAGCGGGATACGTGGCACCGCTCCCTGGCGGTCGCGGCTCGTCAAGAAAGCGGCAGTATTACCGGGTACGTGTATCAGGCCAAAGGTGTAACCCCCGTTACACTCGTTCCTAAAGAGCTTCTTCTGGGCACTCAGACACGTACCCGGTGATACGGCCGCAGCGCTGTACGGCAAAAAGATCACGTTCCCTGGTTCGGTCTCGCGCGACTTCGCGTAGAGGTCGAACCCGAACGCATTGTTGCAGTCCGCAACCGCTTGCATATCGCCCGATTACTCGACTGGCGTTGCGGTTTTGCGGGTCCACGTCCACCAGATGCCGCACGCAGTCACGACCGGCAGAACCGCCCCCACAACCAGCAGTCCCTTGCGCATCGGTCCGCCCTTCGGGTGGAACGGCCGGCCCTGCCGGCGAAGATCACCAATCACTACCCAACCGATGGCAGCCGCGTGTCAACGGTTTGCGCGAGTTGGTAAAATGCCGGTCTCGTGCTTCAACCGCCTTCAGGAGCCGCACCGGTGGCACAGGACCGCTTCACAGAGTACCTTAACCAGTTTGCGGCCGACCGCGCGGCCATGCTCGACCAGCTCCGCACCGTCGTCGTCGGGCAGAGCGAAGTCATCGAACAGGTTTTGGCCGCCATCTTCACCCGCGGGCACTGCCTCCTCGTCGGCGTTCCGGGCCTCGCCAAAACCCTGATGGTCAGTTCGATCGCCCAGATCCTGAACATCCAGTTCAAACGGGTACAGTTCACCCCCGACCTGATGCCCTCGGACATCACCGGCACCACGATCCTCGACGAAACGGCCGAGGGGAAGCGCGAGTTCCGGTTCGTCCGCGGCCCCATCTTTG belongs to Gemmata obscuriglobus and includes:
- a CDS encoding OmpH family outer membrane protein; this translates as MKRTWMLLSGLLGVAGTVGLASAQPPAPGAAAPPAGAPAGAPATRPTVAVFNMAGVMRDFGQAKYQVHLLNTRKNEMSKQLLGWRGEYIQIQQDLQKNQNPPDKEQKVQRMLALSRAIEDEDRKINKQLNDDASAIISDLYDKIKMVVDKTAEMNGYHIVFAYPDAVTAEELKSPYIKELKLKPPAAQPFYVAGHADITGIVVKTLNTWYQPKDAQGNVIDVSKLDIPAPAPGSSGLPGGSAQPPAGAQQKP
- the pstA gene encoding phosphate ABC transporter permease PstA; translated protein: MSTTAPAPRRSARSSLGDRTFLGLGQAAGVFVLSVAAALLAVLAYQAWPALSKLGELKVLTSADWNPDGGAYGGLLFVYGTVATSVIAMLVAVPLGVGAAACLSELAPARVRQISSFLLELLAAIPSVIFGFWALEFLARRGLAPAFDLLGLRHQSGEGILAAGLVLAVMILPYVTALSFDVCQAVPRSQREGSLALGATRWHTIWKVVLPYARPGIIAACFLALGRAVGETMAVTMVIGNAQHLDFSATATGDTIPSIIAKQLHETTPGTPKRPTLILLGLLLLVITIVMNAAARLLVRWASKPHLVRTREVELSDAPPPDPAAAAAQVTRARTRAALTDRVMTAVLWGCQVLTVVPLFLILGYITYKGADKVTAAFFTNLPHERPPGLYHALVGSVTLVGLASVFAVPIGLMTGVLLSEYRKSPLVAPVRFVAELLGGVPSIVIGVFVYALLVSPFWLAPGQKPWGFSAWAGAFALGVMMLPVVIRSAEEAMRLVPNSLREASFALGASRRQTVLKVVIPAALPAITTGVLLAVGRIAGETAPLILTARGSQYLAKSLSDATPSLPYYVYEFAKRPDEASKNLAWAGAFVLVLVVLMLNVGTRLVAGKRVVAAARAD
- a CDS encoding Gfo/Idh/MocA family protein produces the protein MDRLRMAVIGVGHLGQHHARILANMADVDLVGVVDANVEQARAIATKFGTTPFGDIRPLVGKVDAVSVVTPTIHHHAVASTFLKAGVPVLVEKPICRTVAEADELIDLADKAGVPLQVGHIERFNPAFEELVKRPIRAKFVEAERHGPFTGRSVDIGAVLDLMIHDLDLLLALVGGKVMRVSAVGAVVFGGHEDMVNARLEFDNGCIAHVTASRITRHPKRRLRIWAPEGYAGIDFVTRKLALVQQSEEVRKHGLCVESLDPLSRARLKDEVFGRYLQVLNLDGDRKQDQLTAELRHFIDCVRTNTTPRVTGVDGRNALELAERVLDALRVHPWEGTPAGPHGPGGLPTPAGFLFPPIQLARPEAA
- a CDS encoding UDP-3-O-acyl-N-acetylglucosamine deacetylase, with amino-acid sequence MTVPNRNAALTRFGTVTPGKADIVRVIGYRHQRTINAPATVEGVGFITGSRVRLRFLPAATDTGVAFRRTDLPGSPTVLARAAGVSGTQRRTTLGQHNTTITLVEHALASLAGLRVDNCLVELDGPEPPGLDGSAAGFVSALAEAGTVTQYARRPIYGPTHPIIVRTPGATLGLHPAPGTELRISYRLDYGPGAPILPQTHTLAVTPDSFVGEISRCRTFLTEAEAGGLRAQGVGKHLTGADLLVFGPRGPIDNTVRYADEPARHKILDLIGDLALCGFDLAGHVVAYRSGHSLNVELARALACAAAGPEARKPSGRIVGKPAHRAA